One genomic window of Gossypium hirsutum isolate 1008001.06 chromosome D11, Gossypium_hirsutum_v2.1, whole genome shotgun sequence includes the following:
- the LOC107913583 gene encoding patellin-3, with the protein MADQTKNPAYVDQVVLAPDVPQQPPAAAVVKEPPQAETDEESVNQKPVEKALMEEHLSKHRCDDQENVLQSGSFKEESTRVVDLLDNEKKALQQLKQLVQEALNKHEFGGQQPEVPKEDDEKESSNEEAKDEAVIDDEPPKPETVAETNDAPVKEDSINLVETEVIEDKVATAAAGSDTVEDDGAKTVEAIEESIVSVPSSSAQPAAEAEAYVESEDERKGGKVEDKVVPPEEISIRGVPLLADERSDVILLKFLRARDFKVKEAFVMLKNTILWRKEFGIDELVEQDLGDDLSKVVFMHGFDKEGHPVCYNVFGEFRNKELYEKKISDEEKRQNFLRWRIQFLEKSIRKLDFRPGGICTIVQVNDLKNSPGPAKWVLRQATKQALHLLQDNYPEFVARQVFINVPWWYLAVNKMINPFLTQRTKSKFVFAGPSKSADTLFRYITAEQVPVKYGGLSKGSEFATTEIVTEITVKPAAKHTVEFPVTEACLVRWEVRVIGWGVNYGADFVPSGENSYAVIIQKARKVAASTEEPVVCDNFKVGEAGKVVLTIHNPSSKKKKLPPYYISLVLFKEMDITQGIHIYNHLSSCLAITSDFPSCLLYVILGVCSYNMFLSFFVLVNFKRWFRGFSRMHVHGYYFCAR; encoded by the exons ATGGCTGACCAAACAAAGAACCCTGCCTATGTTGACCAGGTGGTACTTGCCCCTGACGTCCCACAGCAACCACCTGCTGCAGCAGTTGTGAAAGAACCACCTCAAGCTGAAACTGATGAAGAATCCGTAAATCAGAAGCCGGTCGAGAAGGCTTTAATGGAAGAGCATTTGTCAAAACACAGGTGTGATGATCAGGAAAATGTTCTTCAGTCGGGTTCTTTCAAGGAAGAGAGCACAAGGGTGGTTGATCTTCTTGATAATGAAAAGAAAGCGTTACAACAACTTAAGCAACTTGTTCAAGAAGCGCTTAACAAGCATGAGTTTGGCGGGCAACAACCAGAAGTGCCTAAAGAGGATGATGAGAAAGAATCCTCCAACGAGGAGGCAAAGGACGAAGCGGTTATTGATGATGAACCACCAAAACCAGAAACAGTAGCCGAAACTAATGATGCACCGGTAAAGGAAGATAGTATCAATCTGGTTGAAACGGAGGTCATTGAAGACAAGGTTGCTACTGCAGCTGCTGGCTCTGACACCGTGGAAGACGATGGTGCCAAGACTGTAGAAGCCATTGAAGAGAGCATTGTCTCAGTCCCTTCTTCTTCAGCTCAACCTGCAGCAGAGGCAGAGGCTTATGTGGAATCGGAAGACGAACGAAAAGGTGGTAAAGTAGAGGACAAGGTGGTGCCACCCGAGGAGATATCCATACGGGGCGTACCGCTTCTTGCAGATGAAAGGAGCGATGTCATTCTCCTCAAATTTCTAAGAGCCAGAGATTTCAAGGTGAAAGAGGCGTTTGTGATGCTGAAAAACACTATTCTTTGGAGAAAGGAGTTCGGGATTGATGAGCTGGTTGAACAAGATCTGGGTGATGATTTGAGTAAGGTGGTATTTATGCATGGTTTTGACAAGGAAGGACATCCGGTGTGCTATAATGTGTTCGGGGAGTTCCGAAACAAGGAGCTTTACGAGAAAAAAATTTCGGATGAAGAGAAGAGGCAAAATTTCCTCAGATGGAGAATCCAATTCCTGGAAAAGAGTATTCGGAAACTAGATTTTAGGCCCGGTGGAATTTGTACTATTGTTCAAGTCAATGACTTAAAGAATTCCCCAGGACCAGCCAAGTGGGTGCTTAGACAAGCTACCAAACAGGCTCTTCATTTGCTCCAGGACAACTATCCAGAATTTGTTGCCAGACAG GTGTTCATCAATGTTCCTTGGTGGTACCTTGCTGTCAATAAGATGATAAATCCATTTTTGACCCAAAGAACTAAAAGCAAGTTTGTCTTTGCTGGCCCTTCCAAATCAGCGGACACCCTTTTCAG GTACATCACTGCTGAACAAGTACCGGTCAAATATGGAGGACTGAGCAAAGGCAGTGAATTCGCCACCACCGAAATTGTTACCGAGATAACTGTTAAACCAGCGGCAAAACACACAGTAGAGTTTCCAGTTACTGAG GCATGCCTTGTGAGATGGGAGGTGAGAGTTATTGGATGGGGTGTGAACTATGGTGCTGATTTCGTACCCAGTGGTGAAAACAGCTATGCAGTTATAATCCAAAAGGCTAGGAAGGTTGCTGCCTCTACCGAGGAACCGGTGGTGTGCGACAATTTCAAGGTTGGCGAGGCTGGCAAAGTTGTTCTCACTATCCACAATCCCTCCTCCAAAAAGAAGAAGCTCCCACCCTACTACATCTCACTAGTTTTATTCAAGGAAATGGATATCACACAAGGCATTCACATATATAACCATCTTTCTAGTTGTCTTGCCATTACTTCCGATTTTCCAAGTTGTTTATTATATGTAATTTTGGGGGTTTGTTCATACAATATGTTCCTTTCTTTTTTTGTCCTAGTAAATTTCAAACGGTGGTTTCGTGGATTCTCACGGATGCACGTGCATGGATATTATTTTTGTGCTCGTTAA